From a single Ornithorhynchus anatinus isolate Pmale09 chromosome 4, mOrnAna1.pri.v4, whole genome shotgun sequence genomic region:
- the TAF13 gene encoding transcription initiation factor TFIID subunit 13 — translation MADEEEDPTFEEDNEEAGGGADGGQGKRKRLFSKELRCMMYGFGDDQNPYTESVDILEDLVIEFITEMTHKAMSIGRQGRVQVEDIVFLIRKDPRKFARVKDLLTMNEELKRARKAFDEANYGS, via the exons atggcggacgaggaggaggatCCCACG TTTGAAGAAGACAACGAAGAAGCCGGAGGGGGAGCAGacggagggcaggggaagaggaaaaggcttTTCTCCAAAGAAC TGAGGTGTATGATGTATGGATTTGGAGATGACCAGAACCCTTACACGGAATCGGTTGATATTCTTGAAGATCTTGTAATAGAGTTTATCACTGAAATG ACGCACAAAGCGATGTCGATTGGACGACAAGGTCGGGTGCAGGTTGAAGATATCGTCTTCTTAATCCGTAAGGACCCAAGGAAGTTTGCCCGGGTTAAAGACTTGCTTACTATGAATGAAGAACTCAAACGAGCCAGGAAAGCTTTCGATGAAGCCAATTATGGATCTTGA